A genomic segment from Marinobacter subterrani encodes:
- the aroB gene encoding 3-dehydroquinate synthase: protein MSNLLRELSVDLGERSYPIFIGQGLLGNFDLSRFVAGSQVMIVTNETVAPLYLESAIACFPGKQVDTVLLPDGESFKDWQTLNRIFDGLLEHRHTRKTTLVALGGGVVGDMAGFAAACYQRGVPFIQIPTTLLSQVDSSVGGKTGINHPLGKNMIGAFHQPQAVLIDTRSLQTLPPREVSAGIAEVIKYGLIRDLDFLAWLEERVGDLVALKPDALAEAIYRSCVCKAEAVALDEREGGLRAILNLGHTFGHAIETFAGYGSWLHGEAVGTGMIMAAELSALEGMISQADCQRITRLILDAGLPGKPPTGMTADDFMNLMAVDKKNIDGQLRLVLLRALGDAVVTSEASPDNLALTLARFCGPQ from the coding sequence ATGTCTAACCTGCTTCGTGAACTTTCAGTTGATCTGGGCGAGCGCAGCTACCCGATTTTCATTGGCCAGGGCCTTCTGGGTAACTTCGACCTGTCGCGTTTTGTCGCTGGCTCCCAGGTCATGATTGTCACCAACGAAACCGTCGCACCCCTGTATCTGGAGAGCGCCATCGCCTGCTTTCCCGGCAAGCAGGTTGATACGGTTTTACTGCCGGATGGTGAGAGCTTCAAAGACTGGCAGACCCTGAACCGGATTTTCGATGGCCTTCTTGAGCACCGGCATACCCGGAAAACCACTCTGGTCGCGCTGGGCGGAGGCGTGGTGGGCGATATGGCAGGCTTCGCGGCAGCGTGCTACCAGCGGGGCGTTCCTTTCATCCAGATTCCTACCACCCTGTTGTCACAGGTGGACTCCTCGGTGGGTGGCAAGACCGGCATAAATCACCCGCTGGGCAAGAACATGATTGGTGCCTTCCACCAACCGCAGGCGGTGCTGATTGATACCCGTAGCCTGCAGACCCTGCCGCCGCGTGAAGTGTCGGCGGGCATCGCTGAGGTGATCAAATACGGGCTCATCCGGGACCTGGATTTTCTTGCCTGGCTTGAAGAGCGGGTGGGGGATCTGGTTGCACTCAAGCCCGATGCGCTTGCCGAAGCCATCTACCGGTCCTGCGTCTGCAAGGCCGAGGCTGTCGCCCTGGATGAGCGTGAAGGCGGCCTGAGGGCGATACTGAACCTTGGTCACACCTTTGGTCATGCCATTGAGACCTTTGCCGGTTACGGCAGCTGGCTCCACGGCGAAGCGGTTGGCACTGGCATGATCATGGCGGCGGAACTGTCCGCCCTTGAAGGCATGATTTCGCAGGCTGACTGCCAGCGGATAACCCGTCTGATTCTGGATGCCGGGCTGCCCGGTAAACCTCCGACCGGAATGACAGCGGATGATTTCATGAACCTCATGGCGGTCGACAAAAAGAATATCGATGGGCAGCTCCGGCTGGTGCTCCTGCGTGCACTTGGCGATGCGGTGGTGACCTCGGAGGCAAGCCCGGACAACCTGGCATTAACCTTAGCCCGCTTCTGCGGCCCGCAATGA
- a CDS encoding pilus assembly protein PilP has product MTGKHAAKAWLGVCLVSLMTACSQGGGFSDLDKFMAETRAKPRGHVEPLPEFKAYEAFTYSAADRRSPFEPPIEVQLTMVDEKPVSNVEPDLDRPREVLENFDIKSLQMVGTLQGASGNLFALVEDSTGGIHRVQTGNYMGENYGRIVGISETRIELIEIVPNGQGGWVERPRSLSLLEEDAG; this is encoded by the coding sequence ATGACAGGAAAGCATGCAGCAAAAGCCTGGCTGGGAGTGTGTCTGGTGTCTCTCATGACAGCCTGCTCCCAGGGCGGCGGATTTTCAGATCTTGATAAGTTCATGGCGGAGACGCGGGCGAAACCGAGGGGCCACGTCGAGCCTCTGCCCGAATTCAAGGCATACGAAGCGTTCACCTACTCGGCGGCGGACCGGCGGTCACCGTTCGAGCCGCCAATCGAGGTTCAACTGACGATGGTGGATGAGAAGCCGGTCAGTAATGTTGAGCCGGATCTCGACAGGCCAAGAGAGGTTCTCGAGAATTTCGATATTAAATCGCTCCAGATGGTTGGCACACTTCAGGGCGCATCGGGCAATCTGTTTGCCCTTGTTGAGGACAGCACCGGGGGAATCCACCGGGTTCAGACCGGAAACTATATGGGTGAGAACTACGGCCGCATTGTGGGCATCAGTGAAACCCGTATTGAGCTGATCGAAATTGTTCCCAATGGCCAGGGTGGCTGGGTTGAGCGTCCTCGCTCCCTGTCCCTCCTGGAAGAGGATGCGGGCTAA
- the pilQ gene encoding type IV pilus secretin PilQ family protein, with protein sequence MFRKLNVYVSVIAFGLFSSLANAVTLEDVSFSSLPGERLQVTLQFDGVPPEPTGYTIERPARIAVDLRDTKSGLDSRSIPLGSGNAQSMTVVETDDRTRLIFNLVELVPHDTVRAGNSLVMTIGGDAPAPSSVISSASSKSDSGASGSAQANALAGVDFRRGDEGEGRVIVDLGSSNTPVNLTEQGGVIRLTMDGLNVPPELRRRLDVTDFATPVQRIDTFVEGGDAVVEIRPEGNYDYIAYQSGGEFTVSVEKLTEQEAELRREEKFPYTGEKLSLNFQDIEVRSVLQLIADFTGLNLVASDTVGGSITLRLQNVPWDQALDLILKTKGLDKRQIGNVLLVAPADEIAAREKLELETNKQIAELAPVRLDIIQVNYAKAADIVGLIKEDEELISDRGFISSDVRTNTISVRETADKLEEIRRLVSTWDVPVRQVSIEARIVRAQTNVAENLGIRWGGAAYDVSGDNVFTVGGSQQSLQEARDAASGTSSTITFPGALAVDLGVSGEGASSFAIGWGSDDFLVDLELSALESDGQAEVVSQPRVVTADRQTASIKSGEEIPYQEASSSGATSVSFKEAVLSLEVTPQITPDDKIIMDLVVNQDSRGEVTAGIPAINTNQVTTQVLVGNGETVVLGGIFQSEVATQVTKTPFLGDIPYLGRLFKRTEKIDERSELLIFITPKIIKSDLVR encoded by the coding sequence ATGTTCAGAAAACTCAATGTATACGTCAGCGTGATTGCTTTTGGGTTGTTCTCCAGCCTGGCCAACGCGGTCACGCTGGAGGACGTTTCGTTTTCGTCGCTACCGGGCGAAAGACTGCAGGTGACACTGCAATTTGATGGGGTGCCGCCGGAACCCACCGGCTATACCATCGAGCGCCCGGCTCGTATTGCGGTCGATCTGCGGGACACGAAAAGCGGTCTGGACAGTCGCAGCATTCCTCTTGGGTCCGGTAATGCCCAGAGTATGACGGTGGTTGAAACCGACGACCGTACGCGGCTGATTTTCAACCTGGTTGAGTTGGTTCCGCACGACACGGTTCGCGCCGGCAACTCTCTGGTTATGACCATCGGTGGCGATGCGCCGGCCCCTTCTTCGGTTATTTCGTCCGCTTCCTCAAAAAGTGACTCCGGGGCTTCGGGATCGGCCCAGGCCAATGCCCTCGCCGGTGTGGATTTCCGCCGCGGCGACGAAGGAGAAGGTCGTGTCATTGTTGACTTGGGCAGCTCCAATACGCCGGTGAACCTGACCGAGCAGGGCGGTGTCATTCGCCTGACCATGGACGGGCTTAACGTTCCGCCTGAGCTGCGTCGTCGTCTGGACGTTACTGACTTCGCCACGCCGGTTCAGCGCATCGACACCTTTGTTGAGGGTGGTGATGCCGTCGTCGAGATTCGCCCGGAAGGCAACTATGACTACATCGCCTACCAGTCCGGCGGTGAATTTACCGTCAGTGTTGAAAAGCTGACCGAACAGGAAGCCGAGCTACGCCGCGAAGAGAAATTCCCTTACACCGGTGAGAAGCTTTCCCTGAACTTCCAGGATATTGAGGTGCGTTCGGTTCTTCAGCTGATTGCCGACTTCACCGGCCTGAACCTGGTTGCCAGTGATACCGTAGGCGGCAGCATTACCCTCCGGCTGCAGAATGTGCCCTGGGATCAGGCGCTGGACCTGATTCTGAAAACCAAGGGTCTCGACAAGCGCCAGATTGGTAACGTGCTGCTGGTGGCGCCGGCCGACGAGATTGCCGCCCGGGAAAAGCTGGAGCTGGAAACCAATAAGCAGATCGCCGAGTTGGCGCCGGTTCGGCTGGACATTATCCAGGTCAACTACGCCAAGGCTGCTGACATTGTAGGCCTGATCAAGGAAGATGAAGAACTGATTTCCGATCGCGGTTTCATCTCCTCGGATGTCCGTACCAACACTATCAGTGTTCGTGAGACGGCGGACAAGCTTGAGGAAATTCGCCGGCTGGTGTCCACGTGGGATGTGCCGGTACGGCAGGTGTCCATCGAGGCGCGTATTGTCCGGGCCCAGACCAATGTGGCGGAAAACCTGGGTATCCGCTGGGGTGGTGCCGCTTACGATGTCAGTGGCGATAACGTATTCACGGTCGGTGGCTCTCAGCAGTCGCTACAGGAAGCCCGTGATGCTGCGTCGGGTACCAGCAGTACCATTACCTTCCCGGGGGCACTGGCGGTCGACCTCGGCGTTAGTGGTGAGGGCGCCTCGTCCTTTGCCATCGGCTGGGGCAGTGATGACTTCCTGGTCGATCTGGAACTGTCGGCCCTGGAGAGTGACGGTCAGGCCGAAGTGGTTTCCCAGCCGCGGGTTGTGACTGCCGATCGCCAGACAGCATCAATCAAGTCCGGTGAGGAAATCCCGTATCAGGAAGCGTCTTCCAGCGGTGCAACGTCGGTCTCTTTCAAGGAAGCGGTGCTTTCGCTTGAGGTAACGCCGCAAATTACCCCGGACGACAAGATCATCATGGACCTGGTGGTCAATCAGGATTCCCGTGGTGAAGTGACCGCCGGCATTCCGGCGATCAATACCAACCAGGTAACCACTCAGGTGCTGGTCGGTAACGGCGAAACCGTCGTGCTGGGCGGTATCTTCCAGTCCGAGGTCGCCACCCAGGTTACCAAGACGCCGTTCCTCGGTGACATTCCCTACCTGGGCCGCCTGTTCAAGCGCACCGAGAAAATCGATGAGCGCAGCGAGCTGTTGATTTTCATCACGCCCAAGATCATCAAGAGCGACCTTGTCCGGTAA
- the gltB gene encoding glutamate synthase large subunit, with translation MMTGLYHPDEFRDNCGFGLIAHMKGEASHKLLQTAIESLTCMTHRGGIAADGKTGDGCGLLIQSPDGFLKKAAKAAFGKEPGDLFAVGQVFLNPDKAKAAAGRAAIETRLTEQGLEILGWREVPVDDSCLGPMALDCLPRIEQVFVAPAGKEEREFAISLFVGRRHAEGDMADDPEFYICSLSHRTLAYKGLMMPADLANFYPDLGDPDLETAICVFHQRFSTNTMPRWPLAQPFRYLAHNGEINTIDGNRNWAIARAAKFSSPELPDLQTLQPLVNLTGSDSSSMDNMLEVLLAGGVGLFRAVRMMIPPAWQNVDSMDSELRAFYEYNSMHMEPWDGPAGLVMSDGRYAVCMLDRNGLRPARWVITKDDFITLASEIGTYGYQPDDVVAKGRVGPGQMLAIDTESGEVLHTGDIDQRLKTAQPYKRWLRENALRVETTLNQDTPDFRLMDADELLVHQKMFMVSYEERDQVLRPLAENSQEAVGSMGDDTPMAVLSSRVRHVADYFRQKFAQVTNPAIDPLREAIVMSLETCLGAERNVFEETAEHADRIILTTPVLSPAKFLKIANNERPGFEVARISMSYRPEQGLEQAVRQVCEEAEQAVRDGKVLLVLTDKDLKEGELPVNAMMATGAVHHHLVQQGLRCDSNIIVETGWARDPHQFAVLFGFGATAVYPYLAYQVMNDLIRTGELLMDPIDAKNNYRKGINKGLLKILSKMGISTITSYRGAQLFEAIGLADDVVDLCFRGVPSRIQGAGFYDFQQDQEQLASIAWKPRKPITQGGLLKYIHGQEYHAFNPDVVGKLQEAVTSGDYGHYKEYAGLVNERPVATLRDLLGFRKGIEQIDISEVEPVEKIFPRFDSAAMSLGALSPEAHEALAVAMNTLGGRSNSGEGGEDPARYGTEKRSKIKQVASGRFGVTAEYLRSADVMQIKVAQGAKPGEGGQLPGGKVNDLIARLRYSVPGVTLISPPPHHDIYSIEDLAQLIFDLKQVNPQALVSVKLVSEPGVGTIAAGVAKAYADLITVSGYDGGTAASPLTSIRYAGSPWELGLTETQQALRANDLRGKIRLQTDGGIKTGLDVVKGAILGAESFGFGTTPMVALGCKYLRICHLNNCATGVATQNEYLREEHFNGTVEMAMNFFRFVAEETREWMARLGVRTLEELVGRVDLLERLPGDTERQKKLDLSRLLSNDHIPADKPQTCQVERNHPFDKGTLAEQMVQDISAAIKEKSGGAWSYRVTNCDRSIGARLSGEIAGLHGNQGMVDAPITLDLTGTAGQSFGVWNVGGLNLILEGDANDYVGKGMTGGKLVVKPPRGSTFKSQETSIVGNTCLYGATGGKLFAAGTAGERFAVRNSGAHAVVEGTGDHCCEYMTGGLVTVLGSTGHNFGAGMTGGFAYVMDLNNTFVDKYNHELVEIQRISSEEMESYRNHLRSVIREHISETGSEWAEHILENFDDYIGRFWLVKPKAANLRSLLASTRARPE, from the coding sequence ATGATGACAGGTTTGTATCATCCCGACGAATTCAGGGACAACTGCGGCTTTGGCCTGATCGCCCATATGAAGGGCGAGGCCAGCCACAAGTTGTTGCAAACTGCCATCGAGTCTCTGACCTGCATGACCCACCGCGGTGGTATCGCTGCAGATGGGAAGACCGGCGATGGTTGTGGCCTGCTGATTCAGAGCCCCGACGGCTTTTTGAAGAAAGCCGCCAAGGCAGCCTTTGGCAAGGAGCCCGGGGACCTTTTTGCCGTGGGCCAGGTATTCCTGAACCCGGATAAAGCCAAGGCCGCCGCTGGCCGTGCCGCCATTGAGACGCGGTTGACCGAGCAGGGCCTGGAAATCCTGGGCTGGCGTGAGGTGCCAGTGGATGACAGCTGCCTCGGCCCCATGGCCCTGGATTGCCTGCCGCGGATCGAGCAGGTGTTCGTGGCGCCTGCCGGCAAGGAAGAGCGTGAGTTTGCCATCAGCCTGTTCGTGGGCCGTCGCCACGCTGAAGGCGACATGGCGGATGATCCGGAGTTCTACATCTGCAGTCTGTCCCACCGGACACTGGCCTACAAGGGCCTGATGATGCCGGCGGACCTTGCCAATTTTTACCCGGATCTGGGCGATCCGGATCTTGAAACGGCGATCTGTGTATTCCACCAGCGTTTCTCCACCAACACCATGCCCCGTTGGCCACTGGCCCAGCCGTTCCGCTATCTGGCCCATAACGGTGAGATCAACACCATTGACGGCAACCGCAACTGGGCGATCGCCCGCGCTGCCAAGTTCAGCTCGCCGGAGCTTCCGGATCTGCAGACCCTGCAACCATTGGTCAACCTGACCGGTTCTGATTCATCCAGCATGGACAACATGCTGGAAGTACTTCTCGCCGGCGGCGTGGGCCTGTTCCGCGCGGTCCGGATGATGATTCCGCCGGCCTGGCAGAACGTCGATAGCATGGACTCCGAGCTTCGGGCCTTCTACGAATACAACTCCATGCACATGGAGCCGTGGGACGGTCCCGCGGGATTGGTGATGTCGGACGGCCGCTACGCCGTCTGCATGCTGGATCGCAATGGCCTTCGGCCCGCGCGCTGGGTGATCACCAAGGACGACTTCATTACCCTGGCGTCGGAAATCGGAACCTACGGCTACCAGCCTGATGATGTCGTTGCCAAGGGCCGGGTCGGGCCGGGTCAGATGCTGGCTATCGACACCGAGTCCGGTGAAGTACTGCACACCGGTGACATTGATCAGCGCCTGAAAACCGCCCAGCCCTACAAGCGCTGGCTGCGGGAGAATGCCCTGCGCGTCGAAACCACCCTGAACCAGGACACGCCGGACTTCCGGCTGATGGATGCCGACGAGTTGCTGGTGCACCAGAAGATGTTCATGGTGTCTTACGAGGAGCGTGATCAGGTGCTGCGCCCGCTGGCCGAAAATAGCCAGGAGGCCGTGGGCTCCATGGGTGACGACACGCCGATGGCGGTCCTGTCCAGTCGGGTGCGGCACGTGGCGGACTACTTCCGCCAGAAGTTCGCCCAGGTTACCAACCCGGCGATTGACCCGCTGCGCGAGGCGATCGTGATGTCGCTGGAGACCTGCCTGGGGGCTGAGCGAAACGTTTTTGAGGAAACCGCGGAACATGCCGACCGGATCATTCTGACCACCCCGGTGCTGTCCCCTGCGAAATTCCTCAAGATCGCCAACAACGAGCGGCCCGGCTTTGAAGTGGCGCGTATCTCCATGAGCTACCGTCCGGAGCAGGGTCTGGAGCAAGCCGTTCGCCAGGTGTGCGAGGAAGCCGAGCAGGCGGTTCGTGATGGCAAGGTTCTGCTGGTTCTGACGGACAAGGACCTCAAGGAAGGCGAGTTGCCGGTCAATGCCATGATGGCAACCGGTGCCGTTCACCACCATCTGGTCCAGCAGGGCCTGCGTTGCGATTCCAACATCATTGTGGAGACCGGCTGGGCCCGCGACCCGCATCAGTTCGCCGTGCTCTTTGGCTTTGGTGCCACAGCGGTCTATCCGTACCTTGCGTACCAGGTGATGAACGATCTGATTCGCACGGGCGAGTTGCTGATGGATCCGATTGATGCGAAGAACAACTACCGCAAGGGCATCAACAAGGGTCTGCTGAAGATTCTGTCCAAGATGGGCATCTCCACCATCACCTCTTACCGTGGCGCCCAGTTGTTCGAGGCAATCGGCCTGGCGGATGATGTGGTTGATCTGTGTTTCCGGGGTGTGCCCAGCCGCATTCAGGGCGCCGGGTTCTATGACTTCCAGCAGGACCAGGAACAACTGGCCAGCATTGCCTGGAAGCCCCGCAAGCCGATCACCCAGGGCGGCCTGCTGAAGTATATTCACGGCCAGGAGTACCATGCCTTCAATCCGGACGTGGTGGGCAAGCTGCAGGAGGCGGTTACCAGCGGCGATTACGGCCATTACAAGGAGTACGCCGGGCTGGTGAATGAACGCCCGGTGGCAACGCTGCGTGATTTGCTGGGATTCCGGAAGGGCATCGAGCAGATCGACATTTCCGAGGTAGAGCCGGTCGAGAAGATTTTCCCCCGCTTTGATTCGGCGGCCATGTCCCTCGGTGCACTATCTCCGGAAGCCCATGAGGCATTGGCCGTTGCCATGAATACGCTGGGTGGCCGATCCAACTCCGGCGAGGGTGGTGAAGACCCCGCCCGTTACGGTACGGAGAAGCGGTCCAAGATCAAGCAGGTCGCCTCCGGGCGGTTTGGCGTTACCGCTGAATACCTGCGCAGTGCCGACGTCATGCAGATCAAGGTGGCCCAGGGTGCCAAGCCGGGTGAGGGTGGCCAGTTGCCGGGTGGCAAGGTCAACGATCTGATCGCCCGCCTGCGCTATTCGGTGCCGGGCGTCACGCTGATTTCGCCGCCACCGCATCATGATATCTATTCCATTGAAGATCTGGCGCAGTTGATCTTTGACCTCAAGCAGGTCAACCCACAGGCCCTGGTCTCGGTGAAACTGGTGTCCGAGCCTGGCGTGGGCACCATTGCCGCCGGCGTTGCCAAGGCCTATGCGGATCTCATTACGGTCTCCGGTTACGATGGCGGCACCGCGGCCAGCCCGCTGACCTCGATCCGCTATGCCGGGTCGCCATGGGAGCTGGGCCTGACCGAAACCCAGCAGGCGCTCCGGGCCAACGATCTGCGTGGCAAGATCCGCCTGCAGACCGATGGTGGCATCAAGACCGGTCTCGACGTGGTAAAAGGTGCAATCCTCGGCGCCGAGAGCTTCGGTTTCGGTACCACGCCCATGGTGGCGCTGGGCTGCAAATACCTGCGTATCTGTCATCTCAACAACTGCGCCACGGGTGTGGCCACCCAGAACGAGTACCTGCGAGAGGAGCACTTCAACGGGACGGTGGAAATGGCCATGAATTTCTTCCGCTTTGTGGCCGAGGAAACCCGGGAGTGGATGGCCAGGCTGGGCGTTCGTACCCTCGAAGAGCTGGTTGGTCGAGTTGATCTGCTGGAGCGACTGCCGGGCGACACCGAGCGCCAGAAAAAACTGGATCTCAGTCGTCTGCTGTCCAATGACCATATTCCGGCCGACAAGCCCCAGACCTGCCAGGTGGAGCGGAACCATCCGTTCGACAAGGGTACCCTGGCGGAGCAGATGGTTCAGGATATCTCGGCAGCGATCAAGGAGAAGAGTGGCGGTGCCTGGTCTTACCGGGTAACCAACTGCGACCGGTCGATCGGCGCACGTCTGTCCGGCGAAATCGCCGGGCTGCACGGCAACCAGGGCATGGTCGATGCGCCGATTACCCTGGATCTGACTGGTACCGCAGGCCAGAGTTTTGGTGTCTGGAACGTGGGTGGCCTCAACCTGATTCTCGAGGGCGATGCCAACGACTACGTGGGCAAGGGCATGACCGGTGGCAAGCTGGTGGTAAAGCCGCCCCGTGGCAGCACTTTCAAGAGCCAGGAAACCTCCATTGTCGGCAACACCTGCCTGTACGGCGCCACCGGCGGCAAACTGTTTGCGGCGGGCACCGCTGGCGAGCGTTTCGCGGTGCGTAACTCCGGCGCTCACGCTGTGGTGGAAGGAACCGGCGATCACTGTTGCGAGTACATGACAGGCGGTCTGGTTACCGTACTCGGATCAACCGGCCACAATTTTGGTGCCGGTATGACAGGCGGCTTTGCCTATGTCATGGATCTCAACAACACCTTTGTGGACAAATACAACCACGAGCTGGTGGAGATCCAGCGGATTTCCAGCGAAGAGATGGAGTCCTACCGCAATCACCTGCGCAGCGTTATCCGGGAGCACATCTCGGAAACCGGCAGTGAGTGGGCTGAGCACATTCTTGAGAATTTCGACGACTACATCGGCCGTTTCTGGCTGGTGAAACCCAAGGCTGCCAACCTCCGCAGCCTGCTGGCAAGCACCCGGGCGCGTCCGGAATAG
- a CDS encoding SPOR domain-containing protein gives MTEESLNSLEDGGLFPRLQQRYGLRANPLDMETPFFPDAMRHHALEALRHLSGFGDMALVLTGAPGSGKTRILAELVRSESSRLDFHRVPASALTSAHALARDLKSVARSAMGSDESPRELVYRFFKWSESRVRKGQRMVLLVDDADRAPVEVLRLILSGYLASERGASAVPVFAGNDNLVDMLALDDASTMVHQIHLRPLTKEEVLAYLEPRVHAAGGKASELLSPGRVSKIYSLSQGSFARLKRVAPGVWLDRAAASPVRRFPAAPGRRLGWPALALLLLAGSWWFVSRQYDQSVAEQPVTPPEPARKSITIGPEKRDVEPPTEALRPEPEAPLTKAVAEPEAARPALSPEPEPEPEPEPEPEPEPEPEPEPEPKPESAPAPEPAAKLAPEPELVAVTKPAPEPAPAPEPAFTPANPEYFVPIDRLRARQGWTIQLVAGRLETTALTVIDRYAKLGQLVYTRSERQGEPWFMVFYGEFPTREAANAAASKLPQALVAQSPWVRSDDNL, from the coding sequence GTGACCGAAGAGAGCTTGAACAGTCTTGAGGATGGTGGCCTGTTTCCCAGGTTGCAGCAGCGCTATGGTTTGCGCGCAAACCCGCTGGATATGGAAACCCCGTTTTTCCCGGACGCCATGCGCCATCACGCGCTGGAAGCGCTACGACACCTCAGTGGCTTTGGCGATATGGCGCTGGTCCTCACCGGTGCACCGGGATCCGGCAAGACCCGGATACTGGCGGAGCTGGTGCGGAGCGAATCGTCGCGTCTCGACTTTCACCGGGTTCCGGCTTCTGCCCTGACCAGTGCCCACGCGCTGGCCAGGGACCTGAAATCGGTTGCCCGGTCTGCCATGGGTTCGGATGAGAGCCCCCGGGAACTGGTCTACCGCTTTTTCAAGTGGTCGGAATCACGGGTGCGCAAAGGCCAGCGGATGGTATTGTTGGTTGATGATGCCGACCGGGCCCCGGTCGAGGTACTCAGGCTCATACTGTCTGGCTATCTGGCTTCTGAGCGCGGGGCTTCAGCCGTCCCCGTTTTTGCCGGAAACGATAATCTGGTGGACATGCTCGCCCTGGATGATGCGTCCACCATGGTTCACCAGATCCATCTGCGCCCGCTGACCAAAGAGGAAGTCCTTGCCTACCTTGAGCCGCGAGTGCACGCCGCCGGCGGTAAAGCCAGCGAGCTGCTCAGCCCCGGCCGGGTATCGAAGATTTACAGCCTCAGCCAGGGAAGTTTCGCAAGGCTCAAACGGGTGGCGCCCGGAGTGTGGCTGGATAGGGCGGCGGCATCGCCGGTGCGTCGGTTTCCCGCGGCGCCCGGGAGGCGGCTGGGTTGGCCCGCGTTGGCGCTGTTGCTGCTTGCCGGTTCCTGGTGGTTTGTCTCCCGCCAGTACGATCAGTCGGTCGCTGAACAGCCAGTAACGCCGCCGGAACCGGCTCGCAAGAGCATAACCATCGGCCCCGAGAAACGCGACGTTGAGCCGCCCACCGAAGCGCTGCGTCCTGAGCCGGAAGCGCCATTGACAAAGGCCGTGGCCGAACCGGAGGCTGCTCGGCCAGCGCTATCGCCAGAACCAGAACCAGAACCAGAACCAGAACCAGAACCAGAACCAGAACCAGAACCAGAACCAGAACCAGAACCGAAACCTGAGTCAGCCCCGGCGCCTGAGCCAGCAGCAAAGCTTGCGCCAGAGCCTGAGTTAGTCGCTGTAACGAAGCCGGCGCCCGAGCCAGCCCCAGCGCCCGAGCCGGCATTTACCCCGGCAAATCCGGAGTATTTCGTGCCGATTGACCGCCTGCGTGCCCGGCAGGGATGGACCATCCAGTTGGTCGCCGGCAGGCTGGAAACAACCGCCCTGACGGTCATTGACCGTTATGCAAAGCTGGGCCAGCTCGTTTACACGCGCAGTGAAAGGCAAGGCGAGCCCTGGTTTATGGTATTCTATGGTGAATTCCCGACCCGGGAGGCGGCGAATGCAGCGGCATCCAAATTGCCCCAGGCGCTGGTGGCCCAGTCGCCTTGGGTGCGTTCAGACGACAATCTGTAG
- the aroK gene encoding shikimate kinase AroK codes for MSLPKRVVLVGPMGAGKSTIGRMLAKELGYRFLDSDRIIEQRCGANIPWIFDVEGEDGFRQRETAMLDELSNEDGTVLATGGGAVMRPENHPLLKKDSMVIYLKTSIEQQVERTRKDRNRPLLQNDDPEAVLRNLFSIRDPLYSRLADIIMYTDRKSPRLVVRQLVNRLNPRTPRHKRQIRKEGRNHV; via the coding sequence ATGTCTTTGCCGAAACGCGTTGTCCTCGTCGGGCCCATGGGGGCAGGGAAAAGCACAATTGGCCGGATGCTTGCCAAAGAACTGGGCTATCGTTTTCTCGATTCGGATCGAATCATCGAGCAGCGTTGTGGTGCCAATATTCCGTGGATATTTGATGTTGAAGGCGAGGATGGCTTCCGCCAGCGGGAAACCGCCATGCTTGACGAGTTGTCGAATGAAGACGGCACCGTGCTTGCCACGGGCGGTGGTGCAGTGATGCGGCCGGAAAATCACCCCCTGCTCAAAAAGGACTCGATGGTTATCTATCTGAAAACCTCGATTGAGCAGCAGGTTGAGCGAACGCGGAAAGACCGTAACCGGCCATTGCTGCAGAACGATGATCCGGAAGCGGTCCTGAGAAACCTCTTCTCGATCCGGGATCCGCTGTATTCACGCCTGGCTGACATCATCATGTACACGGATCGCAAAAGCCCCAGGCTTGTGGTTCGGCAACTGGTCAACCGGCTGAATCCGAGAACACCCCGCCACAAGAGACAGATCCGGAAGGAAGGTCGAAACCATGTCTAA